The proteins below are encoded in one region of Myxococcales bacterium:
- the cysN gene encoding sulfate adenylyltransferase subunit CysN, translating to MSIVKQDDELIRSDIEGYLASYQNKELLRFVAVGSVDDGKSTLIGRLLHDTGMVYEDQLQSVRKATAIEGEDIDFSLFTDGLRAEREQGITIDVAYRYFSTAVRKFIIADTPGHVQYTRNMVTGASTAHVALILIDARLGVLQQSRRHAYIASLLGIPNLAVCINKMDLVGYDQHVFERIKKNFSAFSDSLAFKEVSFFPISALKGSNIVSASPHTAWYTGPTVLGYLETVALAEDQNPDDFRFPVQTVIRPHLDYRGFAGKIVSGSISRGDEIITLPSGKRSHVSSIDTFDGELEQACANQSVTIRLDDEIDISRGDMLVKANSLPSVGRSVDASLVWMNEKELDSEKSYILKHTTQSVRVQIDKVHWKKDMDTLKEVEASTLGLNDIGKVSLSCHRAIYFDAYTKNRNTGAFILIDSLSNDTVAAGMIGPSTTKQEFDEALRELRAGSALKPKSQISRAERMHRLGQHGAVVWLTGLPGSGRWTLAYALERRLFDLGCTATVIDPTQETLSSMISSAKAVTHAGLIAICAFPSYKHDDREAVRSRIGDQRFVQVYVNTSLELCKERRPGADFSGFEEPANPEVTVALDHTRIEQAVDFIISALKKQGRITI from the coding sequence ATGTCAATCGTAAAACAAGATGACGAATTGATTCGAAGCGACATCGAAGGCTATCTCGCATCGTATCAAAACAAAGAGCTCTTACGTTTTGTTGCAGTGGGCTCTGTGGACGATGGCAAATCGACCCTCATTGGACGCCTTCTTCACGACACGGGAATGGTCTACGAAGACCAATTGCAATCGGTACGCAAGGCCACGGCCATAGAAGGCGAAGATATCGACTTCTCACTCTTTACAGATGGGCTACGTGCTGAGCGCGAACAGGGCATTACCATCGATGTCGCCTACCGCTATTTTTCAACAGCAGTACGTAAATTTATCATCGCCGACACACCAGGGCACGTTCAGTACACGCGTAACATGGTTACAGGCGCATCCACCGCGCATGTCGCACTCATTCTTATTGATGCGCGTTTGGGCGTGCTGCAGCAATCCAGAAGACATGCCTATATCGCATCCCTGTTAGGGATTCCAAATCTCGCTGTTTGTATAAACAAAATGGATCTTGTTGGTTACGATCAGCACGTTTTCGAACGCATCAAGAAAAACTTTTCTGCTTTTTCTGACAGCCTAGCTTTCAAGGAAGTAAGCTTTTTCCCCATTAGCGCACTTAAGGGCAGCAACATTGTGTCCGCTTCTCCGCACACCGCTTGGTACACCGGACCCACAGTGCTTGGCTATCTTGAAACCGTAGCGCTTGCAGAAGATCAAAACCCTGACGATTTTCGCTTTCCAGTGCAGACTGTGATTCGGCCACATCTTGATTACCGCGGCTTTGCTGGGAAAATTGTTTCTGGCTCTATCAGCCGGGGCGATGAAATTATCACGCTTCCGTCGGGCAAGCGAAGTCACGTAAGTTCCATCGACACCTTTGATGGCGAACTCGAACAAGCTTGTGCAAACCAATCCGTCACCATCCGTTTGGATGACGAGATTGATATCAGCCGAGGCGACATGCTGGTTAAAGCAAACAGTCTACCTTCTGTTGGGCGAAGCGTTGATGCAAGCCTTGTCTGGATGAACGAAAAAGAGCTTGATTCAGAAAAGAGTTACATTTTAAAGCACACTACCCAAAGTGTACGCGTTCAAATCGATAAAGTTCATTGGAAAAAAGACATGGACACCTTAAAAGAGGTGGAGGCTTCAACCCTTGGTCTCAATGACATCGGCAAGGTGAGTTTATCGTGTCATCGCGCTATTTACTTCGATGCCTATACAAAAAACCGAAACACCGGTGCCTTTATTCTCATCGACTCACTGAGCAACGACACAGTGGCAGCGGGAATGATTGGGCCCAGTACGACCAAACAAGAATTCGATGAGGCCCTTCGCGAACTTCGCGCAGGCTCGGCACTAAAGCCAAAAAGCCAAATCAGCCGCGCAGAACGAATGCACCGCTTGGGGCAACATGGCGCTGTCGTATGGCTCACCGGCCTTCCAGGTTCAGGACGCTGGACCCTCGCCTACGCCCTTGAGCGCCGCCTTTTTGACTTGGGATGCACGGCTACGGTCATCGATCCGACGCAAGAAACCTTGTCGTCCATGATTTCATCTGCCAAAGCCGTTACACACGCGGGTCTTATCGCTATCTGTGCTTTTCCAAGTTACAAGCACGACGATCGCGAAGCTGTTCGCTCACGCATAGGCGATCAACGCTTTGTGCAAGTCTACGTGAACACTTCACTTGAGCTCTGTAAAGAGCGACGACCTGGTGCTGATTTTTCCGGCTTTGAAGAGCCCGCGAACCCTGAAGTCACCGTAGCCCTTGATCACACGCGTATCGAACAAGCCGTCGATTTCATTATCAGTGCACTGAAAAAACAAGGCCGTATCACCATCTAG
- a CDS encoding dihydroneopterin aldolase, translated as MKTSDICQICHDSMKITPNIGLCRGPVYAAFMTIGTIRLSGLELDALLGVYTHELDKLQTVQVDLEMQVDIGQAAYLEKLKYTVGYAQTAEQVRFLLGHCRYRLLETGAQVLLRCLLSPPIASVEHGAVLEAKVTLKKPGALDGFGVPSLSVTARPSEIKAAAQVVQGVHRRCFHDGKDALIYRLDLKTDSSPIIEEASASMMVLSPGIQWKGDALAVNAVVHCTPESISDFKNTAQNPASVLIIERRYVDARYHPSEHRRDRKTSSIFPMF; from the coding sequence ATGAAAACATCCGATATATGCCAGATTTGTCATGATTCAATGAAAATTACGCCAAATATTGGTCTGTGTCGCGGACCTGTGTATGCTGCGTTCATGACAATCGGGACCATACGTCTTAGTGGCTTGGAACTGGATGCTTTGCTTGGCGTCTACACTCACGAGTTGGATAAACTGCAAACCGTGCAGGTTGATCTCGAGATGCAAGTCGACATCGGGCAAGCCGCGTATCTTGAGAAACTAAAGTACACGGTTGGTTACGCGCAGACCGCTGAACAGGTTCGGTTTTTGCTTGGCCATTGCCGTTACAGACTACTTGAAACGGGTGCGCAGGTTTTGCTTCGTTGTCTGCTAAGTCCACCGATTGCATCCGTAGAGCACGGCGCAGTGCTTGAGGCGAAAGTCACTTTGAAAAAACCTGGTGCGCTTGACGGTTTTGGGGTGCCTTCGCTTAGCGTAACAGCTCGACCAAGTGAGATTAAAGCTGCTGCGCAAGTGGTTCAGGGAGTCCACCGTCGTTGTTTTCATGACGGAAAAGATGCGCTAATTTACCGCCTTGATCTTAAAACAGATTCGAGTCCAATCATCGAGGAAGCTTCGGCGTCGATGATGGTACTCAGTCCAGGTATACAGTGGAAAGGAGACGCTCTTGCTGTTAATGCGGTGGTGCACTGCACGCCGGAGAGCATCAGCGACTTTAAAAACACTGCACAAAACCCAGCTTCGGTTCTCATCATTGAGCGACGCTACGTCGATGCGCGCTATCATCCAAGTGAGCACCGTCGTGACAGAAAAACCAGCTCCATCTTCCCGATGTTCTAG
- the ruvX gene encoding Holliday junction resolvase RuvX, with amino-acid sequence MLPNGGGTVKPLPVSFLGIDYGSKRVGLALAENAELVLPLKTLARGKNFWEELKTCIFDYEVDVVVLGLPLNMDGSEGDAAKRTRIFSDELQKHINVQVMLWDERLSSVEAHDRLDQAGFSSKKQRQVVDQMAAVIILQSFLDGQTQS; translated from the coding sequence ATGTTGCCGAACGGAGGAGGAACTGTTAAACCGCTGCCGGTGAGTTTTTTAGGCATCGACTATGGAAGCAAGCGCGTAGGCCTGGCTCTTGCAGAAAACGCAGAGCTCGTCCTGCCGTTAAAGACACTAGCTCGAGGCAAAAACTTTTGGGAGGAACTAAAGACTTGTATTTTTGACTACGAAGTCGATGTCGTCGTGCTCGGGCTGCCGCTCAACATGGACGGCAGTGAGGGTGATGCCGCAAAGCGAACACGCATTTTTTCCGACGAACTTCAGAAGCACATCAATGTTCAAGTGATGCTCTGGGATGAACGGCTTAGTAGCGTCGAAGCTCATGACCGTCTCGATCAAGCAGGATTCTCTTCAAAGAAACAAAGGCAAGTTGTCGATCAAATGGCTGCCGTGATCATTCTGCAGAGTTTTTTGGATGGCCAAACGCAAAGCTAA
- the mltG gene encoding endolytic transglycosylase MltG — protein sequence MAKRKANKQTLTLIAGSLGVLIIIALAFALFSYKEAREKRAAYRARHVRVTIPEGFDTFMIGARLQKLGVIDAQSFISACEDERFVRYLGLSGHSLEGYLFPDTYEFLKESSAAIIVEKMVNNYKNKSQALWDDNRRALDSLHDTLGWSSYEVLILASIIEKEAQRKEEQAIIAGVFLNRLTSTTFSPKRLQADPTLAYGCKLASSALVSCARFDGKHLGKTQRMDPQNPYNTYFIEGLPPGPISNPGLSAMTAVLKPKKHDFLYFVSRGDGSHLFSRTLDKHQQGINKYLKKIPTKTD from the coding sequence ATGGCCAAACGCAAAGCTAACAAACAAACACTTACTTTGATTGCTGGCTCCCTGGGTGTGCTCATCATCATTGCGCTTGCCTTTGCGCTCTTTTCCTACAAGGAAGCCAGAGAAAAGCGGGCTGCCTATCGTGCACGGCATGTACGTGTCACTATCCCCGAAGGCTTTGATACCTTTATGATCGGTGCGCGCTTGCAAAAGCTTGGGGTCATTGATGCACAATCATTTATTAGTGCCTGTGAAGATGAAAGGTTCGTGCGCTACTTAGGGCTCAGCGGCCACAGCCTGGAGGGCTATCTTTTCCCAGACACCTACGAGTTTTTAAAGGAAAGCTCTGCCGCAATCATCGTCGAGAAGATGGTGAACAACTACAAAAACAAAAGCCAAGCGCTTTGGGATGATAATCGCCGAGCTCTGGATAGCCTCCATGACACCCTTGGCTGGAGTTCTTACGAAGTACTCATCTTGGCCTCAATCATAGAAAAAGAAGCTCAAAGGAAAGAGGAGCAGGCCATCATTGCTGGAGTGTTTCTAAACCGGCTTACAAGCACAACTTTTTCTCCAAAACGTTTGCAAGCTGACCCTACCCTTGCTTATGGGTGCAAGCTAGCTTCATCCGCGCTTGTTTCTTGCGCACGTTTTGACGGAAAACATTTGGGCAAAACGCAACGCATGGATCCTCAAAACCCTTACAACACTTATTTCATCGAAGGCTTGCCGCCCGGTCCGATCAGTAACCCTGGCTTATCCGCCATGACTGCAGTGCTCAAGCCCAAGAAGCATGATTTTCTATACTTCGTCTCACGCGGTGATGGCAGCCACCTTTTCAGCCGCACCCTCGATAAACATCAGCAGGGCATCAATAAATATTTGAAAAAAATTCCTACTAAAACTGATTAG
- the vanZ gene encoding VanZ family protein, translating into MIRTHARAILSWLPAALYMTLIWGVSAIPAGHLPKVTFLVHDKLLHFTEYFVLGVLVYFACHVSFAHLNNRFRYLLAFVISVSWGIIDECHQYYVPKRIPSVMDWLADTTGVAFALSLIALLITLRTRRRIPDDSVINHFSG; encoded by the coding sequence ATGATACGGACACACGCTCGAGCCATCCTATCGTGGTTGCCTGCTGCTTTGTACATGACACTTATCTGGGGAGTATCCGCGATTCCTGCGGGTCATCTGCCGAAAGTAACTTTTTTGGTGCATGACAAGCTCTTGCATTTCACAGAGTATTTCGTGCTCGGTGTTCTCGTATACTTTGCCTGTCATGTAAGCTTTGCCCATCTAAACAATCGTTTTCGCTATCTCTTAGCTTTTGTGATTTCCGTGAGTTGGGGGATCATCGATGAATGTCACCAATACTACGTGCCAAAACGCATCCCCTCCGTAATGGACTGGCTTGCTGATACAACCGGCGTCGCCTTTGCTCTGTCCCTCATCGCATTACTCATAACGCTACGCACCCGCCGTCGCATCCCCGACGACAGCGTAATCAATCACTTTAGTGGTTAA